From the Oceanobacillus kimchii X50 genome, the window AATAGGTGAAAATATTTTTTATCACAGGCAACATTTTTTCTTTTCTATACTATGAGCATACATGATTGTTGGGTCAGACTCAAGTTTTTATTCAAGAAACACAAAATGCGACCGGCCGTTAGAAACATAGCGAGTGTATCCTATTTTTTAGGACTATTGAGTTAATCACGGAGAGGTGACAAACCGATGGTGTAGTGCGATTTCCTGAAGTCTTCTAGTTTCTCGACGCTTGCATAGGACGTGGTCGTTTCTGTCTACTAAAAGATATGAAGTCCAAATTCTTTCCTTTTAAATAAAAACTTTGAAAAATAGACGCTCTACCCATATAATGATAATGTAGACTAGAATTACGGGGGACCTAGAATGGAAATTTTAATTATAGCATTAGTCGTTTTATTAGCGGTGAGTCTATTCCGATATTATAGACAGAAGAATTATTTAAAAGTATTAACCGAAGATCAATTTCGTGAAGGATATCGAAAAGCACAATTAATTGATGTTAGAGAGCCTCAAGAATTTGATAGAGGTCATATTTTAGGAGCAAGAAATATCCCAATGACTCAAATGAAACAACGTCTTGTAGAAATGCGTAAAGATAAACCAATTTATTTATATTGCCAAGGAAGTTCACGTTCAGCAAGAGCAGCTCAATTACTTCATAAAAAAGGCTACAAAGAAATCTATCAGCTTAAGGGTGGATTTAAAAAGTGGACGGGTAAAATCAAGACAAAAAAATAGCAGAAAGATTAAAACCGAACCATCATTTGATGTTGTTCGGTTTTTACTTTTCATTAATAGAAGTAATTTAACTCATTGAATCAATTCATAATTAATATATTTGGTGTAAAATCCTAATGTTGCGCTGTTTGATTTCCATTGCAGACGACGCTTTCCGCAGGTACGACTTCAAAGCGTAAGAAATATACAGAGACTCCTGTGGGAAGACGACCTAGGTGAGACTCCGGATTGCTTAGCTACCGGAGGCTCGTCAGCCGCCGCTGTATTAGCGAAGTATATTTCTGCAGCGGGTTTTCAAAAGCTAATCATTCGGATCTATCTTTTGAGTGAATATTTTTGTTCCAATCCCTTTTGATAGGTTTATTCTTAATGTAACAAGAGTTTTACTCGCACTAATAAAGAACTGCTTATGGATTGTATCTGAGTACAGGTTTTCTAGCAGCAGTTGTTTCATCCATACGCTTTACAATTGTCTCATGGGGTGCTTCCTGAACAATTTCAGGGTTTTCCTCAACTTCCTTAGCTATTGTGCGCATCGTATCTATAAATCCATCTAATGTTTCTTTCGATT encodes:
- a CDS encoding rhodanese-like domain-containing protein; the protein is MEILIIALVVLLAVSLFRYYRQKNYLKVLTEDQFREGYRKAQLIDVREPQEFDRGHILGARNIPMTQMKQRLVEMRKDKPIYLYCQGSSRSARAAQLLHKKGYKEIYQLKGGFKKWTGKIKTKK